The window CTTTTCTCACCTCACAACTTATAATAAAACGTAGAGTGGAGTCCATTTTTGTCTTGATTTTGAACTGGAAAACTTGATATGCCTCGCAAATCTTCAAATGtgtacttaaataatatttttacactTTACAGTTTAATATATTGGCCGCTAATATAACAAAACGAGTCAGCATCTCGTTTACAACTTCTTGTATCCATTTTGCACAgattgaaacaatgaaaaatgatatgaaagaCGTGATTTCTCAGTAATATACAAACACCAACTGTCGTACATAAAGAGCGATGCAAGAAATATTGCTCATACACCCTCTTACTTCTCTTTTTACACCAATAGCGCGTGAAAACCGACATTGATTAGGCGCAAAAATCAAACATAGTCAAATCACTGTAAGTtcttaaaaagcaaaaaattttatattctcatCACATTTCTTCTTATGTATATGCTTATATAAACAGAATTAATATATTCTGATAGTATAAGCATATACATATAATGAGAATATATTAAGTAAAATACAAgcacaaagaaaatattttttgttgactCGTGTTATTTCATCGACTTCAAACTAAAGTACCTTCATATTAGTAGGATTCATATACTCATTCTTCGAATCAAGATATAATTATGAAAGATGTCCCCGTTAAAAAAGAGAATATCACCTTCTCGGATGTAAGTTGAACGTAGTCAATCAAAAATTCTCATCATTCATACAAgcaatttattgaaaatcttTTATAGTACTACTTTATGGCCTGAATACAAAGTATTTGAAGAATTTCTGTTATGATTTATTCTGGAAAAATTTCGCTATCGACGAATTTACGATGAAACTGAGTATATTTCTGCTGCAAGTGCCagcaataattatattataacaatTGTTATTATTTCCTGTTTGTGGAAActattttctcataaaactcTATTTATAATggtttttcttgatatttattattttatttatctgttCTACTCTCAATATACAAGTTTGTTGAATCTGAAGATATTTTTACATCGTTTTCAACTTTTTAGGAGAAAGTGAAAGAGGATGTCCAACAATTATGCAATGGTTTGCCAACAGACTTAAAAGAAATCTGTACCAATGATATTCTTCCTCTTGTGGATAACATATACAAAGACCTTGCATCACTTACAGCAGAAGATGTATGTAAAGCTTTGGAATTTTGTACAGCTTGAtagatatcaataaatatatatataaatgatattttcgtTTCTTTCTATCAATAATCCATCATAATTTGGCAATAATTACATTCAAAAACCGTACGTACGTATTCTTTTGTAGAAGAATGATTGGAAATCAAACTGATTGTGTAGTATTTCGAGAGAATAATCATTAAGAACGTTACAAATACACCTTCTTCTTACACCGCCCCCCTTAcagaaaaattacataaatatcatctaaataaaattgttaGCTAGTCAAGTATTATTTAAGATTTGAAGCAGCTGGTAAATGCTGGGgacaattaaatgttttttcaactaatttgaaTCTGTCAGAGCTGCTATAGCGGTCCAATGACTgggaaataacaatttttcccGACTCCCCAGTATTTCTCTATCATGGCCTTACGTagttttcttattggttatcGTCTCTTCCTCTACTATATCCATAACATCAGTTTGCGTTGAGgtaaaatctattatttaatCGCGTTGCGCTACTCGATAGGATTCATTTTGATACTTGGATGTGACTAGCTACTATGGATACGTTCGACAAGTCAGATCTCAATATGCAGCGTGTGCCTATACGTAATAGATTAAAATGTGAagttgtgataatattttttggtttataaatGGGTTAAGATTGGAGCAAAGGAATCAGTCTGGATGAGAGTTGGCAGAACTGTATCATCCTAAGCAACATCATTTGATAATGAACgtattgaacatatttttcttccaataagtacgtaaaataaattaaattcaccttctattttgcttaaatttattaatgatttcgctttattgaacagaaTAATTATGATCACAGTACAAACAGGAGTACtcacagaaaataaaataagcaAAGGAAACCTACAGAGAGAGGAGAAAAAAGCATGTGGAGAATAAactgaagaaaattgaagaacaCTATATAAACTAAGACATTAGAAATTTGTCGTAGGAGGCAAAAAACTAAGGTACCAAACATTACCGCACTGGCATATTACAAAGGCAAAAACGGCTCACTTATAGGGGTATAAAAAAAACTGGACAGGTGGTCGGAATATTTCAATGAACTTCTAAATGATGAAAGAGGAGGGCACGAGAAATACGGgtttaaagaagaggagatagTGAATGAACCCAGCTTAGTAGAGAAAATACCATCGAATGCAGAGGTAAAGGAAGTGATAAAGAATATAAAGAATGGAATGGTAGGAATGGAATTGCAATAGAGATTATCAAGTATAGTGAAGTGTCCTTTGAGTGATTTGACTAGAAACATATGGAAACAAGAGCAGATACCAAACTAATGGGATGAGGCAATTACCTAGTCCAAAAGGGGGGGTGTGACACGATA of the Diorhabda carinulata isolate Delta chromosome 7, icDioCari1.1, whole genome shotgun sequence genome contains:
- the LOC130896491 gene encoding prosaposin-like, whose protein sequence is MKFALALVLFACVGLSVQAAHLRQNKGELLCELCTTVANYIKELIQENLPEEKVKEDVQQLCNGLPTDLKEICTNDILPLVDNIYKDLASLTAEDVCKALEFCTA